The genomic region CCGGGGCATCGGCGGGCCGATCCTGTCCGCCTCGTCGTACTTCATGAAGTCCCCGCCGGAGCAGTACCGCGACAACGAGGCCCGCGACAAGGTCGAGGCGTTCATCCGCAACGAGGGCTGATCGGGGCGTCGGGTTCGGTCGTCCGGAGGGGGCGGCCGAACCCGACGGCACCACCCGGCCACGCCGCGACCGGCTCGACCGGGCCTGCGCGGGAGCACCGGTGACCTGAGTCGGGCCGGGTGGCCCTACGCTGACAGGCGTGGCATGGTCGGCGAACCTCCGCGAGCTGCTCGGCGGCCGCGGGTTCCGGATGCTGTACGCGGCCCGGCTCACCTCCCAGGCCGCCGACGGCGTCTTCCAGGCGACCCTCGTGAGCTACGTGCTGTTCTCCCCCGAGCGGGCGACGTCCGCGGGGGCGCTGGCCTCGTCCCTGGCGATCGTCGTGCTGCCCTTCAGCGTGATCGGCCCGTTCGCGGGCATCGTGCTCGACCGGACGTCCCGCCAGCGGGTGCTCGTGGTCAGCTCGCTCGTGCGGATGGTCCTCATGGCCATCCTGGTGGTCCTCATCGCCGCCGGGCGTACCGGCGTCGACTTCTACGCGGTGGCGCTCGCGTCGGTGAGTGTGAACCGTTTCGTCCTGGCGGCGTTGTCCGCCGGGCTGCCCGTCGTCGTCGACGTCGACCGCCTCGTCACCGCCAACGCCCTGTCGGTCACCTCCGGCACCGTCGCGACCCTGCTCGGCGCCGGCCTCGGCAGCGGGGTGCGGGGCCTCGTCGGCGGCGACGACCGGACGGTGGCCCTCGTCGCGGGCCTGGCGGCGATCGCCTACCTGTTGGCGATGGTGACGGCGGCGCGCTCCGGCCGGGACGATTTCGGGCCCGTGGTCGCCGTGCCCTGGCAGGGAGCCTGGCGGCAGGCCACCGAGGTCGTCGCCGACATGGTCGACGGCGCCCGCTACCTCGCCGGCCACGGCCCGGCGCGCCGCGCGCTCGCCGCGCTGACCAGCTCGCGGGCGGCCTACGGGCTGGTCCTCGTGATGACGGTGCTGCTGTACCGCAACTACTTCACCGGCAGCGAGGGCGGGCTGACCGGCCTCGCCGCCGTCGTGACCGCCAGCGGGGTCGGCACCGTCACCGCCGCCCTCGTGACCCCGCGGGCCACCCGGCGGATGCCGAAATCGAGCTGGATCACGCTGGTCCTGGTGTTCGGAGGCGTCGTCGAGGTGGCGCTCGGCCTGCCCTTCAGGGCTCCCCTGTTCATCGTCGCCGGCGCGCTGCTCGGGTTCTCCGCCCAGGCCAGCAAGATCTGCGTGGACACGATCGTCCAGGAGCAGACCGACGACGCCTACCGCGGCCGCGCCTTCTCGCTCTACGACCTGTTGTTCAACGTCGCCTTCGTGGCCGCGGCGGCGCTCGCCGCCGTCGTCCTGCCCGACGACGGCCGCTCGGCCGCGGTGGTCGTCGTCGCCGGGCTGGGCTACGCGCTGGCCGGGCTGGTGTACTACCGGGCCGCCCGCCGGCATCCCGAGGACCGGGTGATCCGCGGCGTGGGCGACGGACCACCGAGGCCGCATCCGGCCGTTCCCCCGCCCGGCGGTCCCGCCGACCCGGTCGATCCGACCGACTCCACCGGACGGATCAACCCGATCATCTCGGCGGGGCCGGCCGAGAGCCGCAGCTGACCCACCCCGACAGCCCCACAGCCCCACAGCCCCGACAGCGCCGACAGCGCCCGCTGCCCCCGGCCGCGTCGTCCCCCGGTCGGGCGGTCAGGCGTCCGGGATCGGCACCTCGTGCTCGCGGGCCCACCGGAACAGCTCCGCCTCGGCCGCCTCGCGTCCGACGAGGCCGCACTCGAAGCGGAACTCCAGCATGTGCGCGCGGGCCTGGCCCACCAGGCGCGACGGGGCAAGCCCCAGCAGCGCCATGATGTCGTCGCCGGACAGCTCCGGCCGGATCGCCGCGATCTCCTCCCGCGCGGCGAGGTCCGCGATCCGTTCCTCCAGCGAGTCGTAGGTACGCGACAGCGCCGCCGCCTTGCGCCGGTTGCGGGTGGTGCAGTCGGAGCGGACCAGCTTGTGCAGCCGGGTGAGCTGGGGGCCGGCGTCGTGGACGTAGCGACGCACGGCCGCGTCCGTCCACTCGCCCTCGCCGTAGCCGTGGAACCGCAGGTGCAGGTAGACGAGCCGGCAGATGGCGTCCGTGACGTCCTTGGGGAAGTGCAGGGCGGCCAGCCGGCGCCGCGTCATGTCCCGGCCGACGACCTCGTGGTGGTGAAACGACACCCGGCCGCCCGGGATGTGCCGCCGGGTGCGCGGCTTGCCGATGTCGTGCAGCAGCGCCGCCCAGCGCAGCACCTCGTCGGGCGCGCCCGGCTCCTCCAGGGCGATCGCCTGGCGCAGCACGGTCAGCGTGTGCGCGTACACGTCCTTGTGCTGGTGGTGCTCGTCGATCTCCATCCGCATCGCCGCGACCTCGGGCAGCACGATGTCGGCGACGCCGATCTCGACGAGCCGCTCCAGGCCCGCCACCGGATCGGCGGCGAGGAGGAGCTTGCGCAGCTCGTCCCGGATCCGCTCGGGGGAGACGATCGCGAGCCGCTCGGTCCGCGCGCGCATTGCCTCGACCAGCTCGGGCACCGGGGTCAGCCCGAGGGTCGCCTCGAACCGGGCCGCGCGCAGGATGCGCAGCGGGTCGTCGTCGAACGACGCCGCCGGGCTCGCCGGGGTACGCAGCACGCCGCGGGCGAGGTCGGCCATCCCGCCGAACAGGTCGACGAAGTCGTGGCCCGGGACCGACACCGCCATCGCGTTGACGGTGAAGTCCCGGCGGGACAGGTCCGCCTCCAGGCTGTCGCCGTAGGTGACCTGCGGGTTGCGGGACTGCCGGTCGTACGCCTCGCTGCGGTAGGTGGTGATCTCGAAGCGCAGGCCGCGACGGGCGAGCCCGACCGTGCCGAAGGCGATCCCCGCCTCCCAGGTGGCCTCCGCCCAGCCCCGGGTGATCTCCAGAACCCGCTCGGGCCGGGCGTCCGTGGCGAAGTCGAGGTCGGCCGGGGCGCCGCCGGCGCCCGTGGCACCCGTGGTGGGCCGGCCGAGCAGGGCGTCGCGGACCGACCCGCCGACGAGGTGCAGCAGGTGGCCGTGCGCGGCGAACACGCGCCCGAGCTCGTCCGCGGCCGGCGGCACCCTGAGCAGCTCACTCACCACCCGTTCGGCCGAGTCGCGCGGGTTGTCCAGACTGATCACTGACACACCTTCAGGTTACGGGGTTGGACGCGGTGAACCGGCACCTGGACGGACTGGGGACGATCACATCGCGGCCGCGGCGGCGCGGTTGCGACCACCCGGAGCAACGGGCACAACCGGGACGTTGCGGGCACACGGGCCGGCCGGGGGACCCGCGCCTCGTACGATCAATCCATGCCGCCGTCGACCTCCTCTACCGGTCGCGCTCCGCTGCCCCGGGTGGAGGAGACCTCGGCGGGCGGCCTCATTCTCGACCAGTGCTCCACGGACGCCTCCGCCGCGCTCATCGCCCGCCGGGATCGCCATGGGCGCCTGTTGTGGCTGCTGCCCAAGGGGCACGTCGAGGCCGGCGAGACCACCGAGCAGGCCGCCGTGCGCGAGGTCAGCGAGGAGACCGGGCTGACCGGGTCCGTCCTCGGCCGGCTGGGCACCATCGACTTCTGGTTCGTCGCCGGGGGGACACGCATCCACAAGACGGTGCACCACTTCCTGCTGCTGCGCAGCGTCGGCTCGCTGTCGGACGCCGACATCGAGGTGGATGCCGTGGCCTGGGTCCCGCTGGCCGAGGTCGCCGGGCGCCTCGCCTACGCCGACGAGCGGCGCCTGCTCGACGAGGTGCCCGTCGTGCTGGCCGCGACCGCATGACGGCGCCGCACCGGCCCGCGCTACGGGCGCGGCGGCGCTCGGCCGCCGGCGGCCGGCGCTGGGCGACCCGGCTCGCCGCCCTGGCGCTGCTCGCCCTCGTCGTCCCGGTGGCCGGCGGCTCCGCGGCGGGCGCGGCGATCCGCGGCGGGCTCGTGGAACGGATCGCCCGACCGGATTCATCCACAGGATCACCACGGTCTTCCACAGCTTCATCCACAGACGAACCGGGAAATTCACGACCTTCTTCATCGGGATCGACGCCGTCGTCCACCGGTGCGGGCAACCCGGTGACCGTCACCCTCACCGAGGTGCAGGCACCGCCGGCCGGCTCGTCCGTCGTGTCCGTGCAGGGGACGCTGGCCACCTCGGCGGACCAGCCCCTGACCGACCTGCGGATGAGCCTGTGGATCGGCTCCGCGCCGGTGACCTCCCGCGGGCAGCTCGAGACCCTGGCCGGCAGTACCGTCGCGGCCCGCGCCCTGACCACCCGGCAGCTCGCCCTCGCGAGCGGCGACCGCTCACAGCCGCTGACGGATCCGCCCGTCCGCGGCACCGATCCGGTTCCCTTCATGATCACCGGAGACCTCGGTGGTGCGGCCCCGCCGGCGCGGGCCGGCGCCTACCCGCTGCGGGTCCTGGTCACGGGTTCCATCGGCGGGAGGGCCACGAGTCCGCTCGGCGCGGCGTACACCTTCGTGGTCCGCTCGTCCGGCCAGCAGCAGCGAACCCCGGTGGCGGTGGTCCTGCCGCTCGCCGACCAGCCCCGCCTGCGCTCGGACGGCCTGCTGACCGACAACGTGCTCGCCGACGAGGTGAAGCCGGGCGGCAGGTTGTACCGACTGCTCGACGCGGCCCGCACGACCGTCACCGCCGAGGGCCGGCCCGCGGTCACGCTCGCCGTCGACCCGACGCTGGTGCAGGCGCTGCAGGCCATGACGAACCCGGACGGCTACCACTACGCCAGCCCCGGCGGCGGCGCGGAGGGCGTGAAGGAGACGCAGAGCTCCAGCGCCGCCCAGTTCCTCAACGACATCAGGGGCTTCGCCGAAGCCGGCGGCGCGGTCTTCGCCCTGCCCTACGGCGACGCCGACCTGGCCGCCCTGGTCCACGCCCAGAAGCTGGACACGGTGAGCTACGCCGTCAACACTGGCCAGGTCGTGCTGGCCGCCCTGCTGAAACGAGACCCTCGGCAGATGGAACGCGTCGCCTACCCCGTCGACGGGCTCGCCGACGCCGCCACCGTGGACGTGTTGCGCCAGTTGCAGGTCGGGACCGTGCTCCTCGACGACCGCTCGCTGCGCCCCCGGTCCAGCGCCACCTACACACCGTCGGCAACCTACGAGCTGCCGACGTCGGCCGGCCCGATCCGGGCGCTCGCCACCGACCACCGCCTCGCCGAGATCGCCACCTCCTTCGACGGCCGAGCCGACGGGCCCAGCGCGGGGGGCGTCCTGGCGCACCTGCGGGCCGAGCTCGCCACGATCACCGCCGAGAGGTCCGAACCCCGGTTCCAGGTCCTCGCCCTGCCACGGGACTGGGCCCCCCCCACGGACGACTGGGCCAGGCAGGTGCTGGGGACGATCGACAGCGACTACTCCACGCCGGTCCCGCTCGACGGCGGCGCCGGTCAGAACCAGCCGCCGCCCCGTCGCGGCGCGCTGGTCTACCCGGCCGACGCGCAGGCCCGGGAGCTGCCCGCCACCTACCTCGACGCGGTCACGAGCGTCCGTGACGAGGCGCGGGCGCTGGGGCCGGTACTCTGCCCACCGCTCAAGTCCCCTCCCACCTGCCAGGTCGACAGGGTCAACCCGATGAGCGACGCACTTGTCACAGCGACCTCCGTCGCCTGGCGCGGGGGGCGCATGGTCGACGGTGTGTCGCTGAGCCAGCAGGTGGACGGGGACGTGTCCGCGATCCGCAACGGCATCCAGGTGGTGGCCTCCCGCAGTGTCAACCTGACGAGCAAGCACGGGCTGGTGCCGATCACGCTCGAGAACAACACGAAGTTCGAGGTCACCGTCGTGCTCGCCTTCTCCTCGACCCACTCCCGGCTCCGCTCGCCGGCCCGCGAGACCCGCACCCTCCCCTCGGGGCAGAAGGCCCAGATCGAGATCGAGGTGGACGCCGAGGGAGCGGGGACCTTCCCGCTGGAGATCCGCCGCCTCAACCTCGACGGCCAGGCCCTGTCGACCGATCCCCCGACGCGCGTGCTCGTCCGCTCCACCGTCTACGGCGCCATCGCCACGGCCATCACCATCGGCGCGGTCAGCGTGCTGCTGCTGGCCGTCGTGATCCGCCTCGCCCGCCGGCTGCGGCCGGGCGCGCGCCGCGCCGCCGACTCCGCCGGCGGCGCCCCCCCACCGGTCGCCGGCGCCACGGCGGCCCCGGACGGCACGGCGATCCTGAGCGGCACGACGGCCCTGAGCGGCACGACGGCTCCGAGCGGCACGACGGCTCCGGACGGCCGGATGGACCCGGGTACCGGCGCGGCAGGCGGCGCGGCGCTGCCGGGCCGCCCCGGGAGCGAGTCCGACACCGCCCGGCCGCCTCTGCGGCGGGCGCCCGCCACGGTTGCCTCCGGCTGGTCGACGGGCGCCCCGACCACCGACCTCTCCTACGCCGCGCGTCGCGGGCCGGCCAGCGCGCCCGCCGCCCGCGGCCTGGCGCCCGGGACCGGCCA from Frankia alni ACN14a harbors:
- a CDS encoding MFS transporter — protein: MAWSANLRELLGGRGFRMLYAARLTSQAADGVFQATLVSYVLFSPERATSAGALASSLAIVVLPFSVIGPFAGIVLDRTSRQRVLVVSSLVRMVLMAILVVLIAAGRTGVDFYAVALASVSVNRFVLAALSAGLPVVVDVDRLVTANALSVTSGTVATLLGAGLGSGVRGLVGGDDRTVALVAGLAAIAYLLAMVTAARSGRDDFGPVVAVPWQGAWRQATEVVADMVDGARYLAGHGPARRALAALTSSRAAYGLVLVMTVLLYRNYFTGSEGGLTGLAAVVTASGVGTVTAALVTPRATRRMPKSSWITLVLVFGGVVEVALGLPFRAPLFIVAGALLGFSAQASKICVDTIVQEQTDDAYRGRAFSLYDLLFNVAFVAAAALAAVVLPDDGRSAAVVVVAGLGYALAGLVYYRAARRHPEDRVIRGVGDGPPRPHPAVPPPGGPADPVDPTDSTGRINPIISAGPAESRS
- a CDS encoding CCA tRNA nucleotidyltransferase, with translation MISLDNPRDSAERVVSELLRVPPAADELGRVFAAHGHLLHLVGGSVRDALLGRPTTGATGAGGAPADLDFATDARPERVLEITRGWAEATWEAGIAFGTVGLARRGLRFEITTYRSEAYDRQSRNPQVTYGDSLEADLSRRDFTVNAMAVSVPGHDFVDLFGGMADLARGVLRTPASPAASFDDDPLRILRAARFEATLGLTPVPELVEAMRARTERLAIVSPERIRDELRKLLLAADPVAGLERLVEIGVADIVLPEVAAMRMEIDEHHQHKDVYAHTLTVLRQAIALEEPGAPDEVLRWAALLHDIGKPRTRRHIPGGRVSFHHHEVVGRDMTRRRLAALHFPKDVTDAICRLVYLHLRFHGYGEGEWTDAAVRRYVHDAGPQLTRLHKLVRSDCTTRNRRKAAALSRTYDSLEERIADLAAREEIAAIRPELSGDDIMALLGLAPSRLVGQARAHMLEFRFECGLVGREAAEAELFRWAREHEVPIPDA
- a CDS encoding NUDIX hydrolase, with protein sequence MPPSTSSTGRAPLPRVEETSAGGLILDQCSTDASAALIARRDRHGRLLWLLPKGHVEAGETTEQAAVREVSEETGLTGSVLGRLGTIDFWFVAGGTRIHKTVHHFLLLRSVGSLSDADIEVDAVAWVPLAEVAGRLAYADERRLLDEVPVVLAATA
- a CDS encoding DUF6049 family protein, coding for MTAPHRPALRARRRSAAGGRRWATRLAALALLALVVPVAGGSAAGAAIRGGLVERIARPDSSTGSPRSSTASSTDEPGNSRPSSSGSTPSSTGAGNPVTVTLTEVQAPPAGSSVVSVQGTLATSADQPLTDLRMSLWIGSAPVTSRGQLETLAGSTVAARALTTRQLALASGDRSQPLTDPPVRGTDPVPFMITGDLGGAAPPARAGAYPLRVLVTGSIGGRATSPLGAAYTFVVRSSGQQQRTPVAVVLPLADQPRLRSDGLLTDNVLADEVKPGGRLYRLLDAARTTVTAEGRPAVTLAVDPTLVQALQAMTNPDGYHYASPGGGAEGVKETQSSSAAQFLNDIRGFAEAGGAVFALPYGDADLAALVHAQKLDTVSYAVNTGQVVLAALLKRDPRQMERVAYPVDGLADAATVDVLRQLQVGTVLLDDRSLRPRSSATYTPSATYELPTSAGPIRALATDHRLAEIATSFDGRADGPSAGGVLAHLRAELATITAERSEPRFQVLALPRDWAPPTDDWARQVLGTIDSDYSTPVPLDGGAGQNQPPPRRGALVYPADAQARELPATYLDAVTSVRDEARALGPVLCPPLKSPPTCQVDRVNPMSDALVTATSVAWRGGRMVDGVSLSQQVDGDVSAIRNGIQVVASRSVNLTSKHGLVPITLENNTKFEVTVVLAFSSTHSRLRSPARETRTLPSGQKAQIEIEVDAEGAGTFPLEIRRLNLDGQALSTDPPTRVLVRSTVYGAIATAITIGAVSVLLLAVVIRLARRLRPGARRAADSAGGAPPPVAGATAAPDGTAILSGTTALSGTTAPSGTTAPDGRMDPGTGAAGGAALPGRPGSESDTARPPLRRAPATVASGWSTGAPTTDLSYAARRGPASAPAARGLAPGTGQEQDRDREQDREHLPDPGHGVAAEHVAPERDAATGQVPSRRRRSGP